The following are from one region of the Armatimonadota bacterium genome:
- a CDS encoding CRISPR-associated helicase/endonuclease Cas3, which yields MKARYSSLFDSLDCYLAKSDGTTLKQHTLDVLNYIKHLTDDERAHLAAVYHDLGKQASGFQRQLEDSGFKWHYRHEVLSALIYLMQEEFDPAVFGAILTHHRDIEHPHNREPEGSISAHLRNIGIVLDKAGELPVPVPEDIVRKLVEHTKYLRYGIDEGIYTDHVLLRGYLIAADHAASAGLKQPVQVKKVNLNISPRGFQQQAAETEGNLILEAPTGSGKTEAALLWYDRNRNGNRRLFYVLPYQSSIEAMQERFVQRGVFQGDEVGVVHGRDMLYAFRRYMDEGNEDLASQQAKQDANLNRLVHKPVKITTPYQLLNYLIGIKRFEVGIVQMKDACFVFDEIHAYDSSTLAMITVLIDVIQQLGGKVMVMSATLPEPLVDELKRRLHNVKHIVADVALPDRHYLKRLDQTLEDCIPLIRRDLELGKSVLVVCNRVDQAVSMYQTFSDIPSRRLLHSRFMIRDRSRIENDILHHKPQLLIATQVVEVSLDISYDTCYTEVAPVDDLLQRFGRVNRRGEHGIVDVHVATTYDAGKLEYVYDEEYLKNTLNAISEQAISWHVQRDWVNHVYQNMLQDRRYLRKLDVFSNHVRSMKAYITTTMEDIEQKIAGTIDVVPACYLDEFMQLTDEGRYLQARELLVPVPFEWKQWYGNRISYIGSGSYTIDADYSEEYGLVKPEKGEGNSALIV from the coding sequence ATGAAGGCAAGGTACTCTTCCCTGTTCGATTCTCTTGATTGCTACCTCGCTAAGTCCGATGGCACAACACTCAAGCAGCATACGCTGGATGTATTGAACTACATCAAGCACTTAACGGATGATGAGAGAGCTCATCTGGCGGCGGTCTATCATGATCTCGGTAAGCAAGCAAGCGGATTCCAAAGGCAGCTTGAGGATAGTGGTTTCAAGTGGCACTACCGACACGAAGTACTATCAGCGTTGATATACCTCATGCAGGAGGAGTTTGATCCTGCAGTATTCGGAGCCATCCTTACGCATCATCGAGATATAGAACATCCACACAACCGCGAGCCAGAGGGAAGTATCTCTGCACACCTCCGCAATATAGGGATAGTGCTTGATAAGGCCGGGGAGCTTCCTGTACCGGTTCCAGAGGATATTGTGCGTAAGCTAGTGGAGCATACTAAGTACCTCCGCTACGGTATAGACGAAGGTATCTACACGGATCACGTTCTGCTACGTGGTTATCTGATCGCAGCAGACCATGCCGCCAGTGCCGGGCTGAAACAGCCCGTTCAGGTCAAGAAGGTCAACCTCAACATCTCACCGCGCGGCTTCCAGCAACAAGCAGCTGAGACAGAAGGAAACCTCATTCTGGAGGCACCAACCGGCAGTGGTAAGACCGAGGCAGCCCTTCTCTGGTATGACCGTAACCGGAACGGCAACCGACGGCTGTTCTATGTGTTACCTTACCAATCGTCTATTGAAGCAATGCAGGAGCGGTTTGTTCAACGAGGTGTGTTCCAGGGGGATGAAGTCGGTGTTGTGCATGGGCGTGACATGCTATATGCATTCCGGAGGTATATGGATGAAGGTAACGAGGATTTGGCATCACAGCAAGCTAAGCAGGATGCGAACCTGAACAGGCTGGTGCACAAGCCGGTCAAGATAACCACACCGTATCAGCTATTGAATTACCTGATCGGCATCAAGCGGTTCGAAGTAGGCATCGTACAGATGAAGGATGCCTGCTTCGTGTTCGATGAGATACATGCATACGACAGCAGTACGCTGGCAATGATTACGGTATTGATTGATGTGATTCAGCAGCTTGGTGGCAAGGTAATGGTGATGTCAGCCACGTTGCCTGAACCACTGGTAGACGAGTTGAAACGCCGTCTACATAACGTGAAGCACATTGTTGCCGATGTGGCGTTGCCGGACAGGCACTACCTGAAGCGTTTGGACCAGACGCTGGAGGATTGTATTCCTCTCATCCGCCGAGATCTGGAACTGGGCAAGTCCGTGCTGGTGGTCTGTAACAGAGTAGATCAAGCTGTGTCCATGTACCAGACGTTCTCCGATATCCCATCCAGACGGCTATTGCACTCCCGCTTCATGATTAGGGATAGGTCACGGATAGAGAACGACATCCTGCACCACAAACCTCAGCTACTCATCGCCACTCAAGTTGTGGAGGTATCACTGGACATCAGCTATGACACATGCTATACCGAAGTAGCTCCTGTTGACGATCTGCTTCAGCGGTTCGGTAGAGTCAACCGTCGCGGTGAGCACGGCATAGTCGATGTGCATGTAGCGACGACGTATGATGCTGGCAAGCTGGAGTACGTCTACGATGAAGAGTACCTCAAGAACACGCTGAATGCAATATCGGAACAGGCTATCAGCTGGCACGTCCAGCGGGATTGGGTCAACCATGTCTATCAGAACATGCTACAGGACCGTAGATATCTACGCAAGCTTGATGTGTTCTCGAATCACGTGAGGAGCATGAAAGCATACATAACCACTACAATGGAAGACATCGAGCAAAAGATAGCAGGTACGATAGACGTCGTTCCTGCTTGCTATCTCGATGAGTTCATGCAGCTGACAGACGAGGGCAGGTATTTGCAAGCTAGGGAGCTACTGGTTCCTGTTCCATTCGAATGGAAGCAGTGGTATGGGAACAGGATATCGTACATAGGAAGCGGTTCGTATACTATTGATGCAGACTACTCGGAGGAGTACGGACTAGTCAAGCCGGAGAAGGGGGAAGGCAATTCAGCGTTGATTGTATAG
- a CDS encoding type I-B CRISPR-associated protein Cas5: MQVVHAVIRSETASFRVHYFMKPQPTLSVPPPSTIIGLLRNAAGRWVDTDEISFLAYRFEYAERGIDVEKIYKTKAIEKGTDIVSREFLYNTTLHLYIDPEFEYALKNPHGILTLGRSQDLATVELVETVELIDGEGEVSGVLVDSDEAKRLELFGAIYALPIDFTRTEPRHPTSIRSFTVIDCKQQPVQQARGLVHEGKVLFPVRFS; the protein is encoded by the coding sequence ATGCAAGTTGTACATGCTGTTATCAGATCTGAAACGGCAAGCTTCAGAGTACACTACTTCATGAAACCTCAGCCCACGTTGTCTGTGCCACCACCTTCCACCATCATCGGCTTACTCAGAAACGCAGCGGGGCGCTGGGTTGACACAGATGAGATATCGTTCCTTGCCTATCGTTTCGAATACGCTGAGCGTGGAATTGATGTGGAGAAGATCTACAAGACCAAAGCAATCGAGAAGGGCACAGACATCGTTAGCAGGGAGTTTCTATACAATACAACACTGCATCTGTACATCGATCCAGAGTTTGAGTATGCATTGAAGAATCCCCATGGTATCCTCACACTTGGCAGAAGCCAGGATCTCGCTACTGTCGAACTCGTAGAGACTGTAGAACTCATCGACGGAGAAGGTGAGGTATCAGGTGTATTAGTAGATAGCGACGAAGCGAAGCGGCTGGAACTATTCGGCGCCATCTACGCACTACCGATAGACTTCACCAGAACCGAGCCGCGTCACCCAACAAGCATACGCAGCTTCACTGTTATCGATTGCAAGCAACAACCTGTTCAGCAAGCGAGAGGTTTAGTGCATGAAGGCAAGGTACTCTTCCCTGTTCGATTCTCTTGA